The following are encoded in a window of Bacillus sp. SORGH_AS_0510 genomic DNA:
- a CDS encoding IS3 family transposase (programmed frameshift) — protein sequence MTKFTKDEKIRISLRYIKGQESVKEIARDENVSVAELTSWIRLYEQHGVEAFLKSYTSYSAEFKMDVLNYMNETGTSSIDAAAIFNISSSRLIRKWRNQAETGGFDALISKKKGRPSMNKKAKKTTESIPADGSVDALEARIKQLEMENAYFKKVECFSSNARKITNKIKAQVIFELKDIYDVVELAKVARIPRSTYYYWEKRLNCKDKYAEVKEAIQKIYHEHKGRYGYRRITKELKKYGFHHDPKTVNRLMNDMGIKCMVRMKKYRSYKGQKGRIAPNLLMRDFKAEKMNEKWVTDVTEFHLFGEKRFLSPVMDLCNGEIIAYTLMNRPVYKLVSDMLDQALTHLQPGNEVILHSDQGWHYQMKQYQKTLQTHGIKQSMSRKGNCLDNASMESFFGVLKSELLYLQEFDSMEHFEEELKQYIEYYNHKRMKVNLKDLSPVEYRTQVLEAA from the exons ATGACTAAATTTACAAAAGATGAAAAAATACGTATCTCCTTACGTTATATAAAAGGGCAGGAAAGTGTTAAAGAAATCGCTCGAGATGAAAATGTGAGCGTAGCCGAATTAACTTCTTGGATTCGTTTATATGAGCAACATGGTGTAGAAGCCTTTCTAAAATCATATACAAGCTATTCTGCAGAGTTTAAAATGGATGTACTTAACTATATGAACGAAACGGGTACGTCCTCAATTGATGCAGCTGCGATTTTCAATATCTCCTCTTCAAGATTAATTAGAAAATGGCGAAATCAAGCTGAAACAGGTGGATTTGATGCCCTCATATCAAAGAAAAAGGGGCGTCCATCCATGAATAAAAAAGCGAAAAAAACAACAGAATCAATACCAGCTGATGGATCTGTAGATGCACTTGAAGCACGCATTAAACAACTCGAAATGGAGAATGCATACT TTAAAAAAGTTGAATGCTTTAGTTCAAATGCAAGAAAAATTACAAATAAAATCAAAGCGCAAGTAATTTTTGAACTAAAGGACATCTACGATGTCGTGGAATTGGCTAAAGTCGCACGCATTCCACGAAGCACTTATTATTACTGGGAAAAACGATTAAATTGCAAAGATAAATATGCAGAGGTAAAGGAGGCAATTCAAAAGATTTATCACGAACATAAAGGGCGTTATGGTTATCGTCGCATCACAAAAGAACTGAAGAAATATGGTTTCCATCACGATCCAAAGACAGTTAACCGATTAATGAATGATATGGGCATAAAATGTATGGTACGTATGAAAAAATACCGTTCTTATAAGGGACAAAAAGGTCGTATTGCGCCTAATTTATTGATGCGTGATTTCAAGGCAGAGAAGATGAATGAGAAATGGGTAACGGATGTGACCGAGTTCCATTTGTTTGGAGAAAAACGCTTTTTATCTCCTGTGATGGATTTATGTAATGGTGAAATAATCGCCTATACCCTCATGAATCGACCTGTATATAAACTTGTTTCAGATATGTTGGATCAAGCATTAACACATCTTCAGCCGGGAAATGAAGTAATTTTACATTCTGATCAGGGCTGGCATTATCAGATGAAACAATATCAGAAAACACTCCAAACACATGGCATCAAGCAAAGTATGTCCCGCAAGGGAAATTGTCTTGATAATGCTTCAATGGAGAGTTTCTTTGGCGTGTTAAAATCGGAATTACTCTATTTACAAGAATTTGATAGTATGGAACACTTCGAAGAAGAATTAAAGCAATATATCGAGTATTATAATCACAAACGTATGAAGGTAAATTTAAAAGACCTAAGCCCGGTAGAATACCGAACTCAGGTCTTGGAAGCCGCTTAA
- a CDS encoding GNAT family N-acetyltransferase, with protein sequence MEHKKTYNAKELKTPHGNLIIEGPISSDKLAGYEFHEDLVAFRPPAQQHKALIGIAGLPEGRIIIARHRHTIVGYVTFLYPDPLERWSEGKMDNLIELGAIEVIPQFRGCSVGKNLLIVSMMDNAMEDYITITTEYYWHWDLKGTKLNVWDYRKVMEKMMNAGGLEWYATDDPEICSHPANCLMARMGKRVDLESIQKFDRLRFMNRFMY encoded by the coding sequence ATGGAACACAAGAAAACTTACAATGCAAAAGAACTAAAAACTCCTCATGGGAATTTAATCATTGAAGGCCCTATTTCATCAGATAAATTAGCAGGCTATGAATTTCACGAAGACCTTGTTGCCTTTCGTCCTCCTGCACAACAACATAAAGCTTTAATTGGTATCGCAGGACTTCCTGAAGGAAGAATTATAATTGCCAGGCATCGCCACACCATAGTCGGGTACGTTACCTTCCTATATCCAGATCCCCTCGAGAGGTGGTCTGAAGGAAAAATGGATAACTTAATAGAATTAGGAGCTATTGAGGTTATTCCTCAATTTCGCGGCTGTTCTGTAGGTAAAAACTTATTAATCGTCTCGATGATGGATAATGCAATGGAAGATTATATCACGATTACAACCGAGTATTATTGGCATTGGGATTTAAAAGGCACCAAATTAAATGTGTGGGATTACCGAAAAGTCATGGAAAAAATGATGAATGCCGGTGGATTAGAGTGGTATGCGACAGATGATCCAGAAATCTGTTCCCATCCCGCTAACTGTCTCATGGCTCGAATGGGCAAGAGAGTCGACCTAGAGTCCATCCAAAAATTTGACCGACTACGATTTATGAACCGTTTTATGTACTAA
- a CDS encoding transglycosylase domain-containing protein, translating to MNEKMQVWMEKVKSMLTLFTHKKTVKSARITYQVFWNLFLIVLTVIILGGSFATGVGAGYFASLVKDEPVRSYESMKKDIYNYTETSDIYYADNVYLGRLRSDLIREEVKLDQVSENLVNAVIATEDEYFYQHKGVVPKAVFRALFQEVTNSSVQSGGSTLTQQLIKNQLLTNEVSFQRKANEILLALRLEKFFDKKEILEAYLNVSTFGRNASAQNIAGVQAAAKGIFGVKASDLTLPQAAFIAGLPQSPFGYTPFTRDEKGLPALKNNLEPGLTRMKTVLKRMYDGGYINEKQYAEASTYDITKDFLKPTVNAQTHNFLTDEIEKRAVEVLTTVLAKKDGYAEKDLKEDDKLFYKYKTLASRDLHQNGYEIHTTINKDIYDAMQKVKDSYKYYGPAKAQVKKDPETGEMKTVMEPVEVGAELIENKTGKIISFVGGRNYDNQQMNHATTALRPNASTMKPLLVYGPAIELGKAAPGTPIPNVALNFIPGRSKPWPQNYDYRYSGIVSARYALAKSYNVPAVKVYSEIVNQNPAKYLEKMGFTSLTKDDHTNLSAAIGSINGVTVEENTNAFSTFANGGKFIDAYMIDKIVEKNGKVVYQHEVKPVDVFKPQTAYLTLDMMRDVIKMGTAAGINSKLNFRADWAGKTGTGNEYKDAWFVATNPNITFGIWTGYDTPKSLKISGMSYSQRTNNLWAELMNAAYKIKPDLIDSKESFQMPSGIVKRSYCAVSGMLPSGACSKAGLIESDYFNVNDVPTKVDDSLVEGNFVTIKGKKYLALDSTPKEFAQYGLILNPDFITRMVGKTFKDYNQLIPQKDRWGKILVPTAKMVDNGKRPNAVNLSVSGNTLSWSSSGDNDVVGYRVYQGGLLSTKVASIINGSSLSYTVGNGSFYVTAVDIAGNESAPSNLVEVGATVPPPTETPTPQ from the coding sequence ATGAATGAAAAAATGCAAGTATGGATGGAAAAAGTAAAGTCCATGCTTACCTTGTTTACCCATAAAAAAACGGTAAAAAGTGCGCGAATTACTTATCAGGTATTTTGGAATCTGTTTCTCATTGTTTTGACGGTTATTATCCTTGGGGGGTCTTTTGCAACTGGTGTGGGCGCTGGGTATTTTGCTTCACTTGTAAAAGATGAACCTGTTCGATCATACGAAAGTATGAAGAAGGATATTTATAATTACACTGAAACCTCTGACATTTATTATGCGGATAACGTCTACCTAGGCAGATTACGCAGTGACCTAATAAGGGAAGAAGTAAAGTTGGATCAGGTTTCTGAAAATTTAGTAAACGCCGTTATAGCAACTGAAGATGAGTACTTCTACCAACATAAAGGGGTTGTTCCAAAAGCCGTTTTCCGAGCTCTTTTCCAAGAAGTAACCAACTCGTCTGTTCAATCAGGCGGAAGTACCTTAACACAGCAATTAATAAAAAATCAACTTTTAACCAACGAAGTTTCCTTTCAACGAAAAGCAAATGAAATTCTCTTGGCCCTTCGCTTAGAGAAATTCTTTGATAAAAAGGAAATTCTTGAAGCTTATCTGAATGTTTCTACCTTTGGAAGAAACGCTTCTGCACAAAACATTGCTGGTGTTCAAGCAGCTGCAAAAGGAATTTTTGGTGTTAAAGCAAGTGATTTAACATTGCCACAAGCAGCGTTCATTGCGGGCCTGCCTCAAAGTCCGTTTGGGTACACTCCTTTTACAAGAGATGAGAAGGGACTACCTGCATTAAAAAATAATCTTGAACCAGGTTTAACACGGATGAAAACGGTGTTAAAAAGAATGTATGATGGTGGTTACATAAATGAGAAACAATATGCTGAAGCATCTACCTACGATATTACAAAAGATTTTCTCAAACCTACTGTCAATGCACAAACACATAATTTCCTTACAGATGAAATTGAAAAACGTGCCGTCGAAGTCCTTACAACTGTACTAGCCAAAAAAGATGGCTACGCAGAAAAAGATTTGAAAGAGGATGATAAGCTTTTTTACAAATACAAAACCTTAGCATCCCGGGATTTACACCAAAATGGATATGAAATACACACGACGATTAATAAAGACATTTATGACGCCATGCAAAAAGTAAAGGATAGTTATAAATATTATGGCCCTGCTAAAGCACAGGTAAAAAAGGATCCAGAAACTGGGGAAATGAAAACCGTAATGGAACCTGTTGAGGTGGGTGCAGAACTGATTGAAAACAAGACAGGTAAAATAATCAGTTTTGTAGGCGGAAGAAACTATGATAATCAACAAATGAATCATGCAACTACCGCCCTAAGGCCGAATGCTTCAACAATGAAACCACTTCTTGTCTATGGACCAGCTATTGAATTAGGAAAGGCAGCACCTGGAACACCAATTCCCAATGTTGCCCTGAATTTTATTCCAGGAAGAAGTAAGCCTTGGCCGCAAAACTACGACTACCGCTATAGCGGAATTGTATCTGCGAGATATGCACTTGCAAAATCGTATAACGTTCCGGCCGTGAAAGTATATTCCGAAATTGTTAATCAAAATCCGGCAAAATACTTAGAAAAAATGGGCTTTACTTCGCTGACAAAGGATGATCATACAAACCTTTCAGCTGCCATCGGTTCCATCAATGGTGTAACCGTGGAGGAAAATACAAATGCCTTCAGCACATTTGCCAATGGCGGGAAATTTATTGATGCCTATATGATTGATAAAATCGTCGAAAAAAACGGCAAAGTGGTTTACCAGCACGAGGTAAAGCCTGTGGATGTATTCAAGCCTCAGACAGCATATTTAACACTTGATATGATGCGCGATGTCATTAAAATGGGAACGGCAGCAGGAATTAATAGCAAATTAAATTTCCGAGCAGATTGGGCTGGAAAAACGGGAACGGGTAATGAATATAAGGATGCCTGGTTTGTAGCCACCAACCCTAATATTACATTTGGTATTTGGACTGGGTATGATACGCCAAAATCACTAAAGATTTCAGGCATGTCATATAGTCAACGAACAAATAACCTCTGGGCTGAATTAATGAATGCAGCCTATAAAATTAAACCGGATTTAATCGATTCTAAAGAATCATTCCAAATGCCAAGTGGTATTGTTAAACGTTCCTATTGTGCTGTGTCCGGTATGTTGCCATCAGGTGCATGTTCGAAGGCAGGATTAATCGAAAGTGATTACTTTAATGTGAATGATGTTCCAACAAAAGTGGACGATAGCTTGGTGGAAGGAAACTTCGTTACCATTAAAGGCAAAAAATATTTGGCATTGGATTCTACTCCAAAAGAATTTGCTCAATATGGTTTAATCTTAAATCCAGACTTTATTACTCGAATGGTTGGTAAAACCTTCAAAGATTACAACCAACTTATTCCTCAGAAAGATCGCTGGGGTAAAATATTGGTACCTACCGCAAAAATGGTGGATAACGGTAAAAGACCAAATGCAGTCAACTTATCTGTTTCAGGTAATACACTTTCTTGGTCGTCCTCAGGGGATAATGATGTAGTTGGTTACAGAGTGTATCAAGGTGGTTTGCTTTCTACTAAAGTCGCGAGTATTATTAACGGCTCTAGTCTATCCTATACCGTAGGCAATGGTTCATTCTATGTAACTGCCGTTGATATAGCCGGTAACGAATCTGCACCATCTAATCTTGTAGAGGTAGGAGCAACTGTCCCACCTCCAACTGAAACACCAACACCACAATAA
- the acsA gene encoding acetate--CoA ligase: MKVEALPVVQGDHNLTNYDETYKQFDWKETEKAFSWSETGLVNMAYEAIDRHAKTFRKNKIALYYRDGFRNEKYTFKEMMELSNKAGNVLKSYGDVEKGDRVFIFMPRSPELYFTVLGAIKLGAIVGPLFEAFMEGAVRDRLQDSEAKVLVTTPELLERVPVQELPALKHIFLVGKDVEEQGPYIDFLGKLEKTSKDLKIEWVERTDGLILHYTSGSTGKPKGVLHVHNAMIQHYQTAKWVLDLKEDDVYWCTADPGWVTGTSYGIFGPWLTGTSNVIVGGRFSPETWYQMIEDFGVTVWYSAPTAFRMLMGAGDELVKKFDLSSLRHILSVGEPLNPEVVKWGVKVFNHRIHDNWWMTETGAQLISNYPCMKIKPGSMGKPIPGVQAAIVDNQGKELPPYRMGNLAIKKGWPSMMHTIWNNPEKYESYFMPGDWYVSGDSAYMDEDGYFWFQGRVDDVIMTSGERVGPFEVESKLVEHPAVAEAGVIGKPDPVRGEIIKAFVALRDGFEASEELKEEIRQFVKKGLAAHAAPREIDFRDKLPKTRSGKIMRRVLKAWELNLPTGDLSTMED, encoded by the coding sequence ATGAAAGTGGAAGCGCTACCAGTTGTACAAGGAGACCATAATTTAACCAATTATGATGAAACGTACAAGCAATTTGATTGGAAGGAAACTGAAAAAGCATTCTCGTGGAGTGAAACAGGGCTAGTTAACATGGCATATGAGGCCATTGACCGCCACGCAAAAACGTTCCGGAAAAATAAAATTGCTCTTTACTATCGAGACGGTTTTCGCAATGAAAAGTACACATTCAAGGAAATGATGGAGCTGTCTAATAAAGCTGGGAATGTGTTAAAGAGCTATGGGGATGTAGAAAAAGGGGATCGCGTATTTATTTTTATGCCTCGTTCTCCGGAGCTTTATTTTACTGTCCTTGGTGCGATTAAACTTGGAGCTATCGTTGGTCCATTATTTGAAGCGTTCATGGAAGGGGCAGTCCGTGACCGCCTGCAAGATAGTGAAGCAAAAGTTCTAGTTACGACACCAGAATTATTAGAGCGAGTACCGGTTCAGGAGTTACCTGCCTTAAAGCATATTTTCCTTGTTGGAAAAGATGTGGAGGAACAAGGCCCTTACATTGATTTCCTAGGAAAACTTGAAAAAACCAGTAAAGATCTTAAAATCGAATGGGTTGAAAGAACCGATGGGTTAATTTTGCACTATACATCAGGTTCAACAGGAAAACCTAAAGGGGTATTGCATGTACATAATGCAATGATACAACATTATCAAACTGCTAAATGGGTTCTTGATTTAAAAGAGGATGATGTATATTGGTGTACAGCAGACCCAGGGTGGGTGACAGGAACATCTTACGGAATCTTCGGCCCTTGGCTAACTGGAACATCTAATGTCATAGTAGGTGGACGATTTAGTCCGGAAACATGGTACCAGATGATCGAGGACTTCGGAGTAACAGTTTGGTATAGTGCTCCTACTGCCTTCCGTATGCTGATGGGTGCAGGAGACGAGCTTGTAAAGAAATTCGATTTAAGCAGTCTTCGTCATATCCTAAGTGTTGGGGAACCATTAAACCCAGAAGTAGTAAAATGGGGTGTAAAGGTATTTAACCATCGTATTCATGATAACTGGTGGATGACGGAAACTGGAGCACAACTCATCAGTAACTATCCATGTATGAAGATTAAGCCTGGATCTATGGGCAAACCGATCCCAGGCGTACAGGCTGCGATTGTTGATAACCAAGGAAAAGAGCTGCCTCCATATCGTATGGGCAATCTAGCCATTAAAAAAGGCTGGCCATCCATGATGCATACGATTTGGAATAATCCAGAAAAGTATGAATCCTACTTTATGCCAGGTGACTGGTACGTTTCAGGCGATTCTGCCTATATGGATGAGGATGGCTATTTCTGGTTCCAGGGTAGAGTGGATGATGTTATCATGACGTCAGGAGAGCGTGTAGGACCGTTTGAAGTTGAGAGTAAGCTTGTTGAGCACCCAGCAGTAGCTGAAGCGGGTGTAATTGGAAAACCAGACCCGGTTAGAGGGGAAATCATTAAAGCGTTCGTTGCCCTACGTGACGGCTTTGAGGCTTCTGAGGAATTGAAAGAGGAAATTAGACAATTTGTTAAAAAAGGCCTTGCAGCCCATGCGGCACCAAGAGAAATTGATTTCCGTGATAAACTTCCAAAAACAAGAAGTGGTAAAATCATGCGCCGAGTGCTAAAGGCGTGGGAGTTAAACTTACCGACTGGTGACTTATCTACAATGGAAGATTAG